The following are from one region of the Actinopolyspora halophila DSM 43834 genome:
- a CDS encoding tRNA pseudouridine synthase A, with translation MSSDHAADEPANSSGNGGFVRIRIDLCYDGTDFSGWARQPGLRTVQGLLEDALSKQPPGREIVGSVVVAGRTDSGVHADHQVVHVDAVPLAPEEAGRLSLDEHGVPDLERLCGRWNRILPPDVRVLRARIAADGFDARFAAARRRYLYRVSDAPWGVDPLRRRDTLAWNRPLDVDRLNRASSELLGLHDFAAFCKKREGATTIRELLSFEWERVGRYSLEARVSADAFCHSMVRSLVGSVLMAGDGRRAQEWPGEMLRSETRTSAVAPAHGLTLAEVEYPPDEDLAERARRTRVRRSL, from the coding sequence ATCTCTTCCGATCACGCTGCGGACGAACCCGCCAATTCCTCCGGGAACGGCGGGTTCGTTCGTATTCGTATCGATCTTTGCTACGACGGGACCGATTTCTCGGGGTGGGCTCGTCAGCCCGGTTTGCGTACCGTGCAGGGGCTGCTCGAGGATGCTCTGAGTAAACAACCTCCGGGCCGGGAGATCGTTGGTTCCGTGGTGGTCGCGGGTCGTACCGATTCCGGGGTGCACGCCGATCACCAGGTGGTGCACGTCGACGCGGTCCCGCTGGCCCCGGAGGAGGCCGGAAGACTGTCGCTCGACGAACACGGTGTTCCGGACCTGGAGCGGTTGTGCGGGCGATGGAACCGCATTCTTCCTCCGGATGTCCGGGTGCTGCGGGCACGTATCGCGGCCGATGGGTTCGACGCGCGTTTCGCCGCTGCGCGGCGACGTTATCTGTACCGGGTCTCCGACGCGCCGTGGGGCGTCGATCCGTTGCGCAGACGGGACACGCTCGCCTGGAACAGGCCCTTGGACGTGGATCGTTTGAACAGGGCTTCCTCCGAATTGCTCGGGCTGCACGATTTCGCGGCTTTCTGCAAGAAGCGTGAGGGCGCCACCACGATCCGGGAACTGCTGTCCTTCGAGTGGGAACGTGTCGGGCGGTACTCCTTGGAAGCGCGAGTCAGCGCCGACGCTTTCTGCCATTCGATGGTGCGGAGTCTGGTCGGGTCGGTGTTGATGGCCGGTGACGGCAGGCGCGCTCAGGAGTGGCCGGGCGAGATGCTTCGTTCCGAGACGCGTACCAGTGCCGTGGCACCGGCGCACGGTCTGACGCTGGCCGAGGTCGAGTACCCGCCGGACGAGGATCTCGCGGAGCGTGCACGAAGGACCCGGGTACGCCGCTCCCTCTGA
- the rplQ gene encoding 50S ribosomal protein L17, translating to MPSPTKGPRLGGSPSHQRLILANLATALFEHGRITTTEAKAKRVQPLAERLITKATKGDLHNRREVLKTIRDKDVVHKLFAEIGPFFSDRPGGYTRVVKTMPRKGDNAPMAVIELVNEKTATSEAEAARGTKFAKDQQSAADAGQQAPAGSSETAEASEETAEENLEDKDEKKDES from the coding sequence ATGCCCAGCCCAACGAAGGGTCCGCGTCTCGGCGGGTCGCCGTCGCATCAGCGGCTGATCCTGGCGAACCTGGCCACCGCGCTTTTCGAGCACGGGCGGATCACCACGACCGAGGCGAAGGCGAAGCGGGTTCAACCGCTCGCCGAGCGACTCATCACCAAGGCCACCAAGGGTGACCTGCACAATCGTCGCGAGGTGCTGAAGACGATCCGGGACAAGGACGTCGTGCACAAGCTCTTCGCCGAGATCGGTCCGTTCTTCTCGGACCGCCCCGGTGGCTACACCAGGGTTGTCAAGACGATGCCGCGCAAGGGCGACAACGCCCCGATGGCGGTTATCGAGCTGGTCAACGAGAAGACGGCCACTTCCGAGGCGGAAGCGGCTCGCGGCACCAAGTTCGCCAAGGACCAGCAGTCCGCGGCGGACGCGGGACAACAGGCTCCCGCCGGCTCTTCCGAGACCGCCGAGGCCTCCGAGGAGACGGCGGAGGAGAACCTGGAAGACAAGGACGAGAAAAAGGACGAGTCCTGA
- a CDS encoding DNA-directed RNA polymerase subunit alpha, protein MLISQRPSLSEEPISETRSRFTFEPLEPGFGYTLGNSLRRALLSSIPGAAVTSLRIDGVLHEFTTIPGVKEDVTDVILNIKELVVSSEDDEPVTMYLRKQGPGDVTAADIVPPAGVTVHNPDLHIATLNSKGKLEIELVVERGRGYVPAAQNKESGAEIGRIPVDSIYSPVRNVSFDVTATRVEQRTDFNRLVLDVETKPSMTARDAVASAGRTLVELFGLARELNVDAEGIEIGPSPAEADTIAAYSMPIEDLDLTVRSYNCLKREGIHTVGELVSRSEADLLDIRNFGAKSIDEVKMKLVGLGLTLKDSPPGFDPSAAAAEYPSEGWSEETSMPQEMSTGGFDTGLDSSGYDSGFENGYDDDGQDYAETEQL, encoded by the coding sequence GTGCTCATCTCCCAGCGACCCTCACTGTCCGAGGAGCCTATTTCGGAGACGCGCTCCCGGTTCACCTTCGAGCCGCTGGAGCCCGGCTTCGGTTACACCCTCGGCAATTCGCTCCGCCGTGCCCTGCTGTCCTCGATTCCGGGTGCGGCCGTGACCAGCCTGCGTATCGACGGTGTGCTCCACGAATTCACCACGATTCCGGGGGTCAAGGAGGACGTTACCGACGTCATCCTGAATATCAAAGAACTCGTGGTCAGTTCCGAAGACGACGAACCGGTCACCATGTACCTGCGCAAGCAGGGTCCCGGTGACGTCACCGCCGCCGACATCGTTCCGCCCGCCGGTGTGACCGTACACAATCCCGATCTCCACATCGCCACCCTCAACTCGAAGGGCAAGCTGGAGATCGAGCTCGTGGTCGAGCGGGGTCGCGGTTACGTGCCCGCGGCGCAGAACAAGGAGTCCGGCGCCGAGATCGGCCGGATTCCCGTGGACTCGATCTACTCGCCGGTGCGGAACGTCTCGTTCGACGTGACGGCTACTCGTGTCGAACAGCGTACGGACTTCAACCGGCTCGTGCTCGACGTCGAGACCAAGCCCTCGATGACCGCACGGGACGCGGTCGCTTCGGCCGGGCGTACCCTGGTCGAGCTGTTCGGGCTGGCACGGGAGCTCAACGTCGACGCCGAGGGCATCGAGATCGGTCCTTCGCCGGCGGAGGCGGACACGATCGCCGCCTACTCCATGCCGATCGAGGACCTCGATCTGACGGTGCGTTCCTACAACTGCCTCAAGCGCGAGGGGATCCACACCGTCGGGGAGCTGGTCTCGCGAAGCGAGGCCGACCTGTTGGACATTCGTAACTTCGGTGCGAAGTCCATCGACGAGGTCAAGATGAAGCTGGTCGGCCTGGGGCTGACCCTGAAGGACAGCCCGCCCGGATTCGACCCGTCGGCCGCTGCCGCCGAGTATCCCTCCGAGGGCTGGTCCGAAGAGACGAGTATGCCGCAGGAGATGTCCACGGGCGGTTTCGACACCGGTCTCGACAGTAGTGGATACGACAGCGGCTTCGAAAACGGCTATGACGACGACGGTCAGGACTACGCGGAGACGGAACAGCTCTAA
- the rpsD gene encoding 30S ribosomal protein S4 encodes MARYTGPATRKSRRLKVDLIGGDQSFERRPYPPGQHGRGRIKETEYLLQLQEKQKARFTYGVLERQFRSYYEEANRRPGKTGDNLLQLLEGRLDNVVYRSGIARTRRQARQLVNHGHFLVNGRKVDIPSYQVSKFDIIDVKSKSLNTTPFIIAKETLGERPCPAWLQVVPSSLRILVHQLPERAQIDTPVTEQLIVELYSK; translated from the coding sequence ATGGCTCGTTACACCGGTCCCGCGACCCGCAAGTCCCGCCGGTTGAAGGTTGATCTCATCGGCGGCGACCAGTCGTTCGAGCGTCGTCCGTACCCGCCGGGGCAGCACGGTCGCGGTCGCATCAAGGAGACCGAGTACCTGCTGCAGCTGCAGGAGAAGCAGAAGGCCCGCTTCACCTACGGAGTGCTGGAGCGGCAGTTCCGCTCCTACTACGAGGAGGCCAACCGCAGGCCCGGCAAGACCGGTGACAACCTGCTGCAGCTGCTGGAAGGCCGGTTGGACAACGTGGTCTACCGCTCGGGGATCGCACGTACCCGCAGGCAGGCCCGCCAGTTGGTCAACCACGGTCACTTCTTGGTCAACGGCAGGAAGGTCGACATTCCGAGCTATCAGGTCTCGAAGTTCGACATCATCGACGTCAAGTCGAAGTCGTTGAACACGACGCCGTTCATCATCGCCAAGGAGACCCTGGGCGAGCGGCCCTGTCCGGCGTGGCTGCAGGTGGTGCCGTCCTCGCTGCGCATTCTCGTGCACCAGCTGCCCGAGCGGGCGCAGATCGATACGCCGGTCACCGAGCAGCTCATCGTCGAGCTCTACTCGAAGTGA
- the rpsK gene encoding 30S ribosomal protein S11 — MPPKGRAGAVKKVRRKEKKNVAHGQAHIKSTFNNTIVSITDTVGSVISWASAGHVGFKGSKKSTPFAAQMAAENAARKAAEHGMKKVDVFVKGPGSGRETAIRSLQAAGLEVGTIQDVTPQPHNGCRPPKRRRV; from the coding sequence ATGCCACCGAAGGGGCGCGCCGGCGCCGTCAAGAAGGTCCGGCGTAAAGAGAAAAAGAATGTAGCGCACGGACAAGCGCACATCAAGAGCACTTTCAACAACACGATCGTCTCGATCACCGACACCGTCGGTTCGGTGATCAGCTGGGCTTCCGCCGGGCACGTCGGCTTCAAGGGTTCCAAGAAGTCCACGCCGTTCGCGGCTCAGATGGCCGCGGAGAACGCTGCTCGCAAGGCCGCCGAACACGGCATGAAGAAGGTCGACGTCTTCGTCAAGGGACCGGGTTCCGGACGTGAGACGGCGATCCGCTCACTACAGGCGGCAGGCCTCGAAGTGGGCACCATCCAGGACGTGACCCCCCAGCCGCACAACGGCTGCCGCCCGCCGAAGCGGCGCCGGGTCTGA
- the rpsM gene encoding 30S ribosomal protein S13, translated as MARLAGVDLPRDKRVEVALTYIYGVGRSRSRTILQTTGIPFDTRAKNLDDDQLSALREQVENNYRVEGDLRREVQADIRRKIEIGSYAGMRHRRHLPLNGQQTKTNARTRKGPKKTVAGKKKARK; from the coding sequence ATGGCAAGGCTCGCTGGCGTCGACCTCCCGCGCGACAAGCGCGTCGAGGTCGCGCTGACCTACATCTACGGCGTCGGCCGTAGCAGGTCGAGGACGATTCTGCAGACGACGGGTATCCCCTTCGACACCCGTGCGAAGAACCTCGACGACGACCAGCTCTCGGCGTTGCGCGAGCAAGTCGAGAACAACTACCGGGTCGAAGGTGACCTTCGCCGCGAGGTCCAGGCCGATATTCGCCGGAAGATCGAGATCGGTTCCTACGCCGGTATGCGGCACCGTCGTCACCTGCCGCTGAACGGGCAGCAGACCAAGACCAACGCCCGTACCCGAAAGGGACCGAAGAAGACGGTCGCAGGCAAGAAGAAGGCCAGGAAGTAA
- the rpmJ gene encoding 50S ribosomal protein L36, protein MKVKPSVKKICDNCQVIRRHGRVLVICSNGRHKQRQG, encoded by the coding sequence GTGAAGGTCAAACCGAGTGTGAAGAAGATCTGCGACAACTGCCAGGTGATTCGTCGTCACGGACGGGTCCTCGTGATCTGCAGCAACGGGCGGCACAAGCAGCGCCAGGGCTGA
- the infA gene encoding translation initiation factor IF-1 → MGKKDGAIEVEGRVIEPLPNATFRVELENGHKVLAHISGKMRQHYIRILPEDKVVVELSPYDLSRGRIVYRYK, encoded by the coding sequence ATGGGCAAAAAGGACGGGGCCATTGAGGTCGAGGGTCGGGTGATCGAGCCGCTCCCCAACGCGACCTTCCGTGTCGAGTTGGAGAACGGCCACAAGGTCCTCGCGCACATCAGTGGCAAGATGCGCCAGCACTACATCCGCATCCTGCCCGAGGACAAGGTCGTCGTGGAGCTGTCTCCCTACGACCTCTCCCGTGGGCGCATTGTCTACCGCTACAAGTGA
- a CDS encoding class I SAM-dependent methyltransferase yields the protein MIELRPASRRGRVSRRTVTAQHHGRRSPAHRTPGRTTLAEYRRFLHTALRSPTTVGAATPTSQAVGRTVAQVVPRTGSPVVVELGPGTGSLSGAIHHRLPESGRHIGIELDEGLVQHLRVNYPRMETVHADARDLRGVLNRLGVEAADVIVTSIPWSLLPKDAQDDILRQCHEVLTPTGVFTALTYLPMQHTPTGHRFGTRLYSGFDEVLTHATWRNLPPILHYTCRRPLPGTEQ from the coding sequence ATGATCGAGCTTCGGCCGGCATCGCGCCGGGGACGCGTATCGAGGAGAACAGTGACCGCCCAACACCACGGCCGACGCTCACCAGCACATCGCACACCCGGCAGAACCACCCTGGCCGAGTACCGACGGTTCCTCCACACCGCGCTACGCAGCCCCACCACCGTAGGAGCTGCCACCCCCACCTCACAGGCCGTTGGCAGGACCGTGGCGCAAGTCGTCCCCCGTACGGGGTCTCCCGTGGTGGTCGAGCTGGGCCCTGGTACGGGTTCGCTCAGCGGTGCGATTCACCACCGGCTCCCGGAGTCGGGCCGGCACATCGGAATCGAACTCGACGAAGGGCTCGTGCAACACCTTCGTGTCAATTATCCCCGGATGGAAACCGTCCACGCCGACGCGCGCGATCTGCGCGGGGTGTTGAACAGGCTCGGAGTCGAAGCGGCCGACGTGATCGTCACCAGCATCCCCTGGTCGCTACTGCCGAAAGACGCTCAGGACGACATCCTGCGACAGTGTCACGAGGTCCTGACCCCCACGGGCGTCTTCACGGCCCTCACCTACCTGCCGATGCAGCACACTCCGACAGGGCACCGATTCGGCACCCGACTGTACTCCGGATTCGACGAGGTGCTCACCCACGCCACCTGGCGCAACCTGCCCCCGATCCTGCACTACACCTGCAGACGCCCGCTGCCGGGAACCGAGCAGTAA
- the map gene encoding type I methionyl aminopeptidase yields the protein MLRRGKGIELKSSGEIEAMRASGLLVARALSAVTERAKPGVSTAELDSLAESVIRDAGAIPSFKGYHGFPGSICASINEKIVHGIPSEAEVLEDGDLISVDCGAILDGWHGDSAVTILVGSVGDRDRALSAATERAMWAGINQVAEGNRLTDISHAVESAARAAASSDGIDYGIIAEYGGHGIGTRMHMEPFLPNLGKPGKGPKLRTGMALAVEPMLTLGPPDTEEMDDEWTVVTVDGSRAAHWEHTVAITEDGPWVLTAAD from the coding sequence ATGTTGCGTCGAGGTAAGGGAATCGAACTCAAGAGCAGCGGTGAGATCGAGGCGATGCGCGCCTCGGGCCTTCTCGTCGCGCGGGCCCTCTCGGCGGTGACCGAGCGGGCCAAGCCCGGTGTCAGCACCGCTGAACTCGATTCCTTAGCCGAAAGCGTGATCCGCGACGCGGGTGCGATCCCCTCCTTCAAGGGCTATCACGGTTTCCCCGGCTCGATCTGTGCCTCGATCAACGAGAAGATCGTGCACGGCATCCCCTCCGAGGCGGAGGTCCTGGAGGACGGAGACCTGATCTCGGTGGACTGCGGGGCGATCCTGGACGGATGGCACGGTGACTCGGCCGTGACGATCCTGGTCGGCTCGGTCGGTGATCGCGACCGGGCGCTGTCCGCGGCCACCGAGCGTGCCATGTGGGCGGGTATAAACCAGGTCGCCGAGGGCAACCGGCTGACCGACATCTCGCACGCGGTGGAGTCGGCGGCGCGGGCAGCCGCTTCCTCGGACGGGATCGACTACGGGATCATCGCCGAGTACGGCGGTCACGGGATCGGCACCCGGATGCACATGGAGCCCTTCCTGCCCAACCTGGGCAAGCCGGGAAAGGGCCCGAAGCTCCGTACGGGCATGGCGCTGGCCGTCGAGCCCATGCTCACGCTCGGCCCGCCCGACACCGAGGAGATGGACGACGAGTGGACCGTGGTCACGGTGGACGGTTCGCGTGCCGCGCACTGGGAGCACACGGTGGCGATCACGGAGGACGGGCCCTGGGTGCTCACCGCGGCCGACTGA
- a CDS encoding adenylate kinase, with product MVRLVLVGPPGAGKGTQAAVLSEHLAVPHISSGDLFRENIDNVTPLGKEAKSYLDAGELVPDEVTNEMVRQRLTATDAAEGFLLDGFPRTTPQADVLGGILAENGMQLTAVVQFEVPREELVRRLLERGRSDDTEELIRRRLDVYDSETAPLLDYYQDKLITIDAFGPVEEVTSRALEALRARS from the coding sequence TTGGTGCGATTGGTTCTGGTCGGCCCGCCCGGTGCGGGCAAAGGCACCCAAGCGGCCGTGCTGAGTGAACATCTCGCGGTCCCCCACATCTCCAGTGGCGACCTGTTCAGGGAGAACATCGACAACGTCACGCCGCTGGGCAAGGAGGCCAAGAGCTACCTCGACGCCGGCGAACTGGTGCCGGACGAGGTCACCAACGAGATGGTGCGTCAGCGGCTCACCGCGACCGATGCGGCCGAGGGCTTCCTGCTCGACGGATTCCCGCGCACCACTCCGCAGGCCGATGTCCTCGGAGGCATCCTCGCCGAGAACGGCATGCAGCTGACAGCCGTCGTACAGTTCGAGGTCCCGCGCGAAGAGCTCGTTCGTCGACTGCTGGAGCGCGGGCGGTCCGACGACACCGAGGAGCTCATCCGGCGCAGGCTGGACGTGTACGACTCGGAGACGGCCCCGTTGCTGGACTACTACCAGGACAAGTTGATCACGATCGACGCGTTCGGTCCGGTGGAGGAAGTCACGTCGCGGGCGCTGGAAGCCCTGCGCGCCCGTAGCTGA
- the secY gene encoding preprotein translocase subunit SecY, whose translation MLGAFRSALTTPDLRRKILFTLGIVVLYRLGATIPSPGVSYPNIQQCVQALEGENQSVYSLLNLFSGGALLQLSVLSLGIMPYITASIIVQLLQVVIPRFEQLKKEGQSGQAKLTQYTRYLTVALAVLQATGIVALAVRGQLFPGCQEQVIPDNSVLNMVVIVVTMTAGAVLLMWLGELITERGVGNGMSLLIFTSIAARIPSEGGKILNNSGGFVFAVICAFGLVIIASVVFVEQAQRRIPVQYAKRMIGRRMYGGTSTYLPLKVNQAGVIPVIFGSSLLYLPQLLGQLAGNQNTWWSRFIQTYIVDPSSWVHILLYMAMIIFFAYFYVSITFNPEERADEMKKFGGFIPGIRPGRPTAEYLSFVLSRITLPGALYLGIIAVLPNFFLGVTGGQGGAQNFPFGGTAVLIMVNVGLDTVKQVESQLTQRSYEGFLR comes from the coding sequence GTGCTCGGCGCATTCCGCTCGGCTCTGACAACGCCGGATCTGCGCCGCAAGATCCTGTTCACACTGGGGATCGTCGTGCTGTACCGGCTCGGTGCCACGATTCCTTCCCCCGGGGTTTCCTACCCGAACATCCAGCAGTGTGTGCAGGCTCTGGAAGGCGAGAACCAGAGCGTTTACTCGCTGCTGAACCTCTTCAGCGGCGGAGCACTACTTCAGCTGTCGGTGCTGTCCCTCGGGATCATGCCCTACATCACCGCCAGCATCATCGTGCAGTTGCTGCAGGTGGTGATTCCACGGTTCGAGCAGCTGAAGAAGGAAGGTCAGTCCGGCCAGGCGAAGCTGACGCAGTACACCCGCTACCTCACCGTGGCGTTGGCTGTGCTGCAGGCGACGGGCATCGTCGCACTGGCCGTACGCGGGCAACTCTTCCCCGGCTGCCAGGAACAGGTCATTCCGGACAACTCCGTGCTGAACATGGTGGTCATCGTCGTCACGATGACCGCGGGCGCGGTACTGCTGATGTGGCTCGGCGAGCTGATCACCGAACGCGGTGTCGGCAACGGGATGTCCCTGCTGATCTTCACCTCGATCGCGGCCCGCATCCCCTCCGAGGGCGGCAAGATCCTGAACAACAGCGGCGGTTTCGTCTTCGCCGTCATCTGCGCCTTCGGACTGGTCATCATCGCCAGCGTCGTGTTCGTCGAGCAGGCGCAGCGGCGCATACCGGTGCAGTACGCCAAGCGCATGATCGGGCGCAGGATGTACGGCGGCACTTCCACCTACCTGCCGCTGAAGGTGAACCAGGCCGGTGTCATCCCGGTCATCTTCGGTTCCTCCCTGCTCTACCTGCCGCAGTTGCTCGGTCAGCTCGCCGGCAACCAGAACACCTGGTGGTCGCGGTTCATCCAGACCTACATCGTCGATCCGTCCAGCTGGGTGCACATCCTGCTGTACATGGCGATGATCATCTTCTTCGCCTACTTCTACGTCTCGATCACGTTCAATCCCGAGGAACGCGCCGACGAGATGAAGAAGTTCGGGGGCTTCATCCCCGGCATCCGGCCGGGACGTCCGACAGCGGAGTACCTCAGCTTCGTGCTGTCCCGGATCACGCTTCCCGGTGCGCTGTACCTGGGCATCATCGCGGTCCTGCCGAACTTCTTCCTCGGAGTCACCGGCGGACAGGGTGGCGCGCAGAACTTCCCGTTCGGCGGCACCGCGGTGCTGATCATGGTCAACGTGGGGCTGGACACGGTCAAACAGGTGGAGAGTCAGCTCACGCAGCGCAGCTACGAGGGTTTCCTCCGGTAG
- the rplO gene encoding 50S ribosomal protein L15 has product MVIKIHDLRPAPGSNRGKIRVGRGEASKGKTAGRGTKGTKARKTVAPGFEGGQMPLQMRLPKLRGFKNPSRVEYQGINVGKLAQAFPQGGTVGIDELIGVGLVKKGERIKVLGDGDLDGVKLDVTAHAFTGSAREKITSAGGSATKKTER; this is encoded by the coding sequence ATGGTCATCAAGATTCATGATCTGCGGCCTGCCCCCGGGTCCAATCGCGGCAAGATTCGTGTCGGCCGTGGTGAGGCTTCCAAGGGCAAGACCGCGGGCCGCGGTACGAAGGGTACGAAGGCACGTAAGACAGTGGCCCCCGGCTTCGAGGGTGGCCAGATGCCGCTGCAGATGCGGCTGCCGAAGCTGCGTGGCTTCAAGAACCCCAGCCGGGTCGAGTACCAGGGGATCAACGTCGGCAAGTTGGCCCAGGCTTTCCCGCAGGGCGGCACGGTCGGCATCGACGAGCTGATCGGCGTCGGTCTGGTGAAGAAGGGCGAGCGCATCAAGGTCCTCGGCGACGGTGATCTCGATGGTGTGAAGCTGGACGTGACCGCGCACGCGTTCACGGGCAGTGCCAGGGAGAAGATCACCTCAGCGGGTGGCAGTGCCACCAAGAAGACGGAGCGCTGA
- the rpmD gene encoding 50S ribosomal protein L30 encodes MSQLKITQLRGLAGRKPNQRETMRTLGLRKIGQTVTRPNTSTVRGQVDTVGHLVSVEEVE; translated from the coding sequence ATGAGCCAGTTGAAGATCACCCAGCTGCGTGGGCTGGCCGGTCGCAAGCCCAACCAACGGGAGACCATGCGTACTCTCGGGTTGCGTAAGATCGGCCAGACCGTCACCCGTCCGAACACTTCCACGGTTCGCGGCCAGGTCGACACGGTTGGCCATCTTGTTTCGGTCGAGGAGGTCGAGTAA
- the rpsE gene encoding 30S ribosomal protein S5, with protein MPGRTRREGGSESGGKDRKDRRDGGRGGAAQEKSPQFERVVTINRVAKVVKGGRRFSFTALVVCGDGDGLVGVGYGKAKEVPSAIAKGVEEAKKNYFRVPRVGGTITHPVQGEDAAGKVLLRPASPGTGVIAGGPVRAVLECAGVHDVLSKSLGSGNSLNIVQATITALKELQRPEEVAARRGLPLEDVAPARMLRQRAGQEV; from the coding sequence ATGCCTGGACGCACTCGGCGTGAAGGCGGTTCGGAATCCGGCGGCAAAGACCGCAAGGACCGCCGCGACGGTGGCCGTGGCGGGGCGGCCCAGGAAAAATCCCCGCAGTTCGAGCGTGTCGTGACCATCAACAGGGTCGCGAAGGTCGTCAAGGGCGGTAGGCGTTTCAGCTTCACCGCGCTGGTCGTCTGTGGCGACGGTGACGGCCTCGTTGGCGTCGGCTACGGCAAGGCCAAGGAAGTGCCTTCCGCCATCGCCAAGGGCGTCGAGGAAGCCAAGAAGAACTACTTCCGTGTTCCGCGAGTCGGCGGCACGATCACTCACCCGGTGCAGGGTGAGGACGCCGCGGGCAAGGTGCTGCTGCGCCCGGCCAGTCCGGGTACAGGTGTCATCGCCGGCGGTCCCGTCCGCGCGGTGCTGGAGTGCGCAGGCGTGCACGACGTGCTGAGCAAGTCGTTGGGCAGTGGTAACTCGCTCAACATCGTGCAGGCGACCATCACGGCGCTGAAGGAACTGCAGCGCCCCGAGGAGGTCGCCGCTCGGCGCGGTCTGCCGCTGGAGGACGTCGCTCCGGCCCGGATGCTGCGTCAGCGCGCGGGTCAGGAGGTCTGA
- the rplR gene encoding 50S ribosomal protein L18 yields the protein MSESTTATRKRKPVGKSIATVRRRARTQRHVRIRKKISGTPQRPRLVVSRSIRHIVAQVIDDTVGHTLAAASTHEPDMRSFEGDKTAQATRVGELVAQRAAQAGVEEVVFDRGGNAYHGRVAALADAARGGGLEF from the coding sequence ATGAGCGAGAGCACCACAGCCACCAGGAAGCGCAAGCCGGTGGGCAAGAGCATCGCGACCGTGCGTCGCCGTGCCCGCACCCAGCGGCACGTCCGGATTCGCAAGAAGATCAGCGGCACGCCTCAGCGCCCCCGTCTGGTCGTCAGCCGTTCGATACGGCACATCGTCGCGCAGGTCATCGACGACACGGTCGGGCACACCCTGGCTGCCGCCTCCACCCACGAGCCGGACATGCGCTCGTTCGAGGGAGACAAGACGGCTCAGGCCACCCGTGTGGGCGAACTCGTCGCGCAGCGGGCCGCTCAAGCAGGGGTCGAGGAGGTCGTCTTCGACCGTGGCGGGAACGCCTACCACGGTCGTGTAGCCGCCCTCGCGGACGCTGCACGCGGCGGCGGTCTGGAGTTCTGA
- the rplF gene encoding 50S ribosomal protein L6 produces MSRIGKLPITVPSGVDVDIDGQAVTVNGPKGKLNQRISEPIWVEKDSDGSLLVKRPDNERANRSLHGLSRSLINNMVLGVSQGFQKDLEIQGVGYRVVQKGESLEFSLGYSHPVVMDPPKGIEFATDGPAKLSVKGVDKQLVGEVAARIRKLRLPEPYNGKGVRYAGETIRRKVGKTGK; encoded by the coding sequence ATGTCGCGCATCGGTAAGTTGCCGATCACCGTTCCCTCCGGCGTCGATGTCGATATCGACGGCCAGGCGGTTACGGTGAACGGTCCCAAGGGAAAACTGAACCAGCGTATTTCCGAGCCGATCTGGGTCGAGAAGGACTCCGACGGTTCGCTGCTGGTCAAGCGTCCGGACAACGAGCGGGCCAACCGTTCGCTGCACGGCCTTTCGCGCAGCCTGATCAACAACATGGTCCTCGGGGTCAGTCAGGGCTTCCAGAAGGACCTCGAGATCCAGGGTGTGGGTTACCGCGTGGTCCAGAAGGGCGAGAGTCTCGAGTTCTCGCTGGGGTACAGCCATCCGGTGGTCATGGATCCCCCGAAGGGAATCGAGTTCGCCACGGACGGTCCGGCGAAGCTGTCGGTCAAGGGCGTCGACAAGCAGCTCGTCGGAGAGGTAGCCGCCAGGATTCGCAAGCTGCGCCTGCCCGAGCCCTACAACGGTAAGGGCGTGCGTTACGCGGGTGAGACCATTCGCCGCAAGGTCGGGAAGACGGGTAAGTGA